From Mycolicibacterium nivoides, a single genomic window includes:
- a CDS encoding ABC transporter substrate-binding protein, which produces MFNRLLRTAFALTLITTAISCSSNDDNSEGYTLRVGATSVTGTPAGSLGWGDKQGILTEQLKSAGVGKIEYSFFQSGSDVASALFAGAIDVAAIGDNPALRARSRDPKVVLLSLDSINGDAWLVGAKGGPTDIKGLVGKDITAPQGTIRDRAARQLIDAAGLDGQIQVRDVPTPESIAGLSSGKIDAAILTGASAAELESKGFPIIDSLSRHGFGSTGTNIALTSFTDAHPEFVGAWQQAVTAVNRDITENFDDYLAWVAKTDDTDLKFVKASTQADEFNTEPFPAAGVDQLEAAYKFLNADGSFDNEYSVREWAGAKS; this is translated from the coding sequence ATGTTCAACCGCCTGTTGCGCACCGCCTTTGCGCTCACCCTCATCACCACGGCCATCTCCTGCAGCAGCAACGACGACAACTCCGAGGGCTACACGCTGCGCGTCGGCGCGACGTCGGTGACCGGGACTCCCGCGGGTTCGCTGGGCTGGGGCGACAAGCAGGGCATCCTCACCGAACAGCTGAAATCCGCCGGGGTCGGCAAGATCGAGTACTCGTTCTTCCAGTCCGGCAGCGATGTCGCCTCGGCACTGTTCGCCGGCGCCATCGACGTGGCAGCCATCGGCGACAACCCTGCCCTGCGCGCACGCAGCCGCGATCCGAAAGTAGTTCTGCTGTCCCTTGATTCGATCAACGGCGACGCCTGGCTGGTAGGCGCCAAGGGCGGGCCCACCGACATCAAGGGTTTGGTCGGCAAGGACATCACCGCCCCGCAGGGCACCATCCGCGACCGCGCCGCCCGACAGCTCATCGATGCCGCGGGCCTCGACGGCCAGATCCAGGTACGGGACGTGCCGACGCCCGAATCCATCGCCGGGCTGAGTTCCGGCAAGATCGACGCGGCCATCCTGACCGGCGCCAGCGCGGCCGAGCTGGAATCCAAGGGCTTCCCGATCATCGACAGCCTGTCGCGTCACGGATTCGGCAGCACCGGCACCAACATCGCCCTCACCTCGTTCACCGACGCCCATCCGGAGTTCGTCGGCGCCTGGCAGCAGGCGGTCACCGCCGTCAACCGCGACATCACCGAGAACTTCGACGACTACCTGGCATGGGTCGCGAAAACCGATGACACCGACCTGAAGTTCGTCAAAGCATCGACTCAGGCCGACGAGTTCAATACCGAACCGTTCCCGGCTGCCGGTGTGGACCAGCTCGAAGCCGCATACAAGTTCCTCAACGCCGACGGATCCTTCGACAACGAATACTCGGTCCGCGAGTGGGCCGGAGCCAAGTCGTGA
- the sucC gene encoding ADP-forming succinate--CoA ligase subunit beta, whose translation MDLFEYQAKELFAKHNVPTTPGRVTDSAEDAKAIATEIGKPVMIKAQVKVGGRGKAGGVKYAATPDDAFTHATNILGLDIKGHVVKKLLVAEASDIAEEYYISFLLDRSNRTYLAMCSVEGGMEIEEVAATKPERLAKVPVDAVKGVDLAFARSIAEQGHLPAEVLDAAAVTIQKLWEVFVKEDATLVEVNPLVRTPDDQILALDGKVTLDANADFRQPGHAEFEDKDATDPLELKAKENDLNYVKLDGEVGIIGNGAGLVMSTLDVVAYAGEKHGGVKPANFLDIGGGASAEVMANGLDVILNDSQVKSVFVNVFGGITACDAVANGIVQALQILGDEANKPLVVRLDGNNVEEGRRILAEANHPLVVQAETMDAGADKAAELANK comes from the coding sequence ATGGATCTCTTCGAATATCAGGCAAAAGAGCTGTTCGCCAAGCACAACGTCCCCACGACCCCGGGCCGCGTGACCGACTCGGCCGAGGACGCCAAGGCGATCGCCACCGAAATCGGCAAGCCCGTGATGATCAAGGCGCAGGTGAAGGTCGGCGGCCGCGGTAAGGCCGGCGGTGTGAAGTACGCAGCCACCCCCGATGACGCGTTCACCCACGCGACCAACATCCTCGGTCTCGACATCAAGGGTCACGTCGTCAAAAAGTTGCTGGTGGCCGAAGCGAGCGACATCGCCGAGGAGTACTACATCTCCTTCCTGCTCGACCGTTCCAACCGGACCTACCTGGCCATGTGCTCGGTCGAGGGCGGCATGGAGATCGAGGAAGTCGCCGCCACCAAGCCCGAGCGGCTGGCCAAGGTTCCCGTCGACGCCGTCAAGGGTGTCGATCTGGCCTTCGCGCGCTCGATCGCCGAGCAGGGGCACCTACCCGCCGAGGTGCTCGACGCCGCGGCCGTGACCATCCAGAAGCTGTGGGAGGTGTTCGTCAAGGAAGACGCCACCCTGGTTGAGGTCAACCCGCTGGTGCGCACCCCTGACGACCAGATCCTGGCACTGGACGGCAAGGTCACCCTGGACGCCAACGCCGACTTCCGTCAGCCCGGTCACGCCGAGTTCGAGGACAAGGACGCGACCGATCCCCTCGAGCTCAAGGCGAAGGAGAACGACCTCAACTACGTCAAGCTCGACGGCGAGGTGGGCATCATCGGTAACGGTGCAGGCCTGGTCATGTCGACGCTGGACGTGGTCGCCTACGCGGGCGAGAAGCACGGCGGCGTGAAGCCGGCCAACTTCCTCGACATCGGCGGCGGCGCGTCGGCCGAGGTCATGGCCAACGGCCTGGACGTCATCCTGAACGACAGCCAGGTCAAGAGCGTGTTCGTCAACGTGTTCGGCGGCATCACCGCCTGTGACGCGGTGGCCAACGGCATCGTGCAGGCGCTGCAGATCCTCGGCGACGAGGCCAACAAGCCGCTGGTCGTCCGCCTGGATGGCAACAACGTCGAAGAGGGCCGGCGGATTCTCGCCGAGGCCAACCATCCCCTGGTTGTCCAGGCCGAGACCATGGACGCCGGTGCCGACAAGGCCGCCGAGCTGGCGAACAAGTAA
- a CDS encoding cytochrome P450, which translates to MTTQQAVELYYDPFDNDIDDDPYPIWKRMRSEAPLYYNEKYNFYALSRWDDVARELPNWQAYRSGRGTTADILFSGIEVPPGILLFEDPPLHDLHRRLLSKVFTPRRMLAVEELVRDFCAKALDPLRGQDGLDFVADLGAFMPMRTIGYLLGIPEGEQQSIRDRNDKAITVASVDASADGVSPTIFADAIAMFAEYIEWRASHPSDDLMTDLLTAHIEEADGTSRLLTRTEVLAYTAMIAGAGNETTARLIGFMGQLLGEHPGQRRELVADPSLIPGAVEETLRFEPPSPVQARYVAQDVEHYGQAIPEGSYMLLLNGSANRDEAKFTDPDRFDIHRTGGHLSFGQGLHFCLGSALARLEARVAFEEVLKRWTDWEVDYTNAFRAHTSSVRGWARLPVKF; encoded by the coding sequence GTGACGACGCAGCAGGCGGTGGAGCTCTACTACGACCCGTTCGACAACGACATCGACGACGACCCGTACCCGATCTGGAAACGGATGCGCAGCGAGGCGCCGCTGTACTACAACGAGAAGTACAACTTCTATGCGCTGAGCCGGTGGGACGATGTGGCGCGGGAGCTGCCCAATTGGCAGGCCTACCGATCAGGACGCGGCACCACGGCCGACATCCTGTTCAGCGGTATCGAGGTCCCGCCGGGCATCCTGCTGTTCGAGGACCCGCCGCTGCATGATCTGCACCGGCGACTGCTGTCGAAAGTCTTCACGCCACGCCGCATGCTGGCAGTCGAGGAGCTGGTGCGCGACTTCTGTGCGAAGGCACTGGATCCCCTGCGCGGGCAGGACGGTCTGGACTTCGTCGCGGACCTCGGGGCGTTCATGCCGATGCGCACCATCGGCTATCTGCTGGGCATTCCGGAGGGGGAGCAGCAGAGCATCCGGGACCGCAACGACAAGGCCATCACGGTGGCGTCGGTCGATGCCAGTGCGGACGGCGTCAGCCCGACGATCTTCGCCGACGCCATCGCGATGTTCGCCGAGTACATCGAATGGCGGGCTTCGCATCCGTCCGACGACCTGATGACCGATCTGCTCACCGCGCACATCGAGGAGGCGGACGGGACATCGCGGCTGCTGACCCGCACCGAGGTGCTCGCGTACACCGCGATGATCGCCGGTGCGGGCAACGAAACCACTGCTCGGCTCATAGGTTTCATGGGGCAGCTGCTCGGCGAGCATCCCGGCCAACGGCGTGAGCTCGTGGCCGATCCGAGCCTGATCCCGGGTGCGGTGGAGGAGACGTTGCGCTTCGAACCGCCGTCACCGGTGCAGGCCCGCTATGTCGCCCAGGATGTCGAGCACTACGGACAGGCGATCCCCGAGGGCTCCTACATGCTGCTGCTCAACGGATCGGCCAATCGTGACGAGGCGAAGTTCACCGATCCCGACCGGTTCGACATCCACCGCACGGGCGGCCACCTGAGCTTCGGTCAGGGCCTGCATTTCTGCCTGGGCTCGGCGCTGGCCCGGCTGGAGGCGCGGGTCGCGTTCGAAGAGGTGCTCAAGCGGTGGACGGACTGGGAAGTCGACTACACCAACGCTTTTCGTGCCCATACGTCCAGCGTCCGCGGCTGGGCGAGGTTGCCCGTCAAGTTCTAG
- the sucD gene encoding succinate--CoA ligase subunit alpha, with translation MSIFLNKDSKVIVQGITGGEGTKHTALMLKAGTQVVGGVNARKAGTTVSHKDKDGNDVELPVFASVAEAMKETGADVSIAFVPPAFSKDAIIEAIDAEIPLLVVITEGIPVQDSAYAWAYNVDKGEKTRIIGPNCPGIITPGESLVGITPNNITGKGPIGLVSKSGTLTYQMMYELRDLGFSTAIGIGGDPVIGTTHIDAIEAFEKDPETKLIVMIGEIGGDAEEKAAAYIKANVTKPVVGYVAGFTAPEGKTMGHAGAIVSDGAGTAAGKQEALEAAGVKVGKTPSETAAKARELLANL, from the coding sequence ATGTCGATTTTTCTGAACAAGGACTCCAAGGTCATCGTCCAGGGCATCACCGGTGGTGAGGGCACCAAGCACACCGCTCTGATGCTCAAGGCCGGCACCCAGGTCGTCGGCGGCGTGAACGCCCGCAAGGCCGGGACCACCGTGTCGCACAAGGACAAAGACGGCAACGACGTCGAGCTGCCCGTGTTCGCCTCGGTCGCCGAGGCCATGAAGGAGACCGGCGCTGACGTGTCGATCGCCTTCGTGCCGCCGGCTTTCTCCAAGGACGCCATCATCGAGGCCATCGACGCCGAGATCCCGCTGCTCGTGGTCATCACCGAGGGAATCCCGGTGCAGGACAGCGCCTATGCGTGGGCCTACAACGTCGACAAGGGCGAGAAGACCCGCATCATCGGTCCGAACTGCCCCGGCATCATCACCCCCGGCGAGTCGCTGGTCGGCATCACGCCGAACAACATCACCGGTAAGGGCCCGATCGGCCTGGTGTCGAAGTCGGGCACGCTGACCTACCAGATGATGTACGAGCTGCGTGATCTCGGCTTCTCCACCGCCATCGGCATCGGCGGCGACCCGGTCATCGGCACCACCCACATCGACGCCATCGAGGCGTTCGAGAAGGATCCCGAGACCAAGCTGATCGTGATGATCGGTGAGATCGGCGGCGACGCCGAGGAGAAGGCCGCGGCCTACATCAAGGCCAACGTCACCAAGCCGGTCGTCGGCTACGTCGCGGGCTTCACCGCTCCGGAGGGCAAGACGATGGGCCACGCCGGCGCCATCGTGTCCGACGGCGCGGGCACCGCGGCCGGCAAGCAGGAGGCCCTGGAGGCCGCCGGCGTGAAGGTCGGCAAGACGCCGTCCGAGACCGCCGCCAAGGCGCGCGAGCTGCTCGCCAACCTGTAA
- a CDS encoding M23 family metallopeptidase translates to MPQHRSSAAPRGVPTDARQRRRRVSPEQPDAAEVTDVIPFSAFEAFDDRSGDAESSVIHAPELDDLNDTDDLVPVRLAVPSRFRPDAGSEHSSRYAYRDSHTDVSDGIAATDVINMSGRRGAHRKEHAGAVKSRLMIAAMAAGATAAGAYSLGNPTETQADDTILASEGTHIEGASVTGSVDGMQIVSVSSTADTSVHAEEITKAAAFAQERAEREARLSRPLFVMPTKGYVWTSNFGYRWGVLHAGIDLASPIGTPIVAVSDGVVIASGPTAGYGAWVKLRHADGTVTLYGHINTWLVSEGDRVMAGDQIATVGNRGYSTGPHLHFEVLQNGTSRIDPVPWLNKRGLSVGSYVG, encoded by the coding sequence TTGCCGCAGCATCGTTCGTCCGCAGCTCCGCGAGGGGTGCCGACGGACGCGCGCCAGCGCAGACGCCGCGTTTCCCCTGAACAGCCGGACGCTGCCGAGGTCACGGACGTCATCCCGTTCAGCGCTTTCGAAGCCTTCGACGACCGCTCCGGTGATGCCGAATCCAGCGTTATTCATGCCCCGGAACTCGACGATCTAAACGACACCGACGACCTGGTGCCCGTCCGTCTTGCCGTCCCCTCACGCTTCCGCCCCGACGCGGGCAGCGAGCACAGCTCCCGGTACGCATACCGCGACAGCCACACCGATGTGAGCGACGGCATCGCCGCGACGGACGTGATCAACATGTCTGGCCGCCGCGGTGCCCACCGCAAGGAGCACGCCGGCGCAGTCAAGAGCCGCCTGATGATCGCCGCCATGGCCGCGGGCGCCACCGCTGCGGGCGCCTACTCGTTGGGCAACCCCACCGAGACTCAGGCCGACGACACCATCCTGGCCTCCGAGGGCACCCACATCGAAGGTGCCTCGGTCACCGGCTCGGTGGACGGCATGCAGATCGTCTCGGTCTCCTCGACCGCCGACACCTCGGTGCATGCCGAGGAGATCACCAAGGCCGCCGCCTTCGCCCAGGAGCGCGCCGAACGCGAGGCCCGCCTGTCGCGCCCGCTGTTCGTGATGCCCACCAAGGGCTACGTCTGGACCTCGAACTTCGGCTACCGCTGGGGCGTGCTGCACGCCGGCATCGACCTGGCGAGTCCGATCGGCACGCCGATCGTGGCGGTCTCCGACGGCGTCGTGATCGCCTCGGGCCCGACCGCCGGCTACGGCGCCTGGGTCAAGCTGCGCCACGCTGACGGCACCGTCACGCTCTACGGTCACATCAACACCTGGCTCGTCAGCGAGGGCGACCGGGTGATGGCCGGCGACCAGATCGCCACGGTCGGGAACCGGGGTTACTCCACCGGTCCCCACCTGCATTTCGAGGTTCTCCAGAACGGCACCAGTCGCATCGATCCGGTGCCGTGGCTGAACAAGAGAGGTCTCAGCGTCGGCAGCTATGTTGGCTGA
- a CDS encoding ABC transporter permease subunit produces MGRSQVVTAAVTITTAVRSAATPPELVEVVGGRGRRKGLWARIPRPVRRLMSPALILAAWAIGSTTGLLNTDLFPPPTEVAATAWRLLGDGQLATHVGASAIRVLTGTVLGILIGVLLAVLAGLTRTGEDLLDWTMQILKAVPNFALTPLLIIWMGIGEGPKIVLITTGVAIAIYINTYSGIRGVDRQLVEMAQTLEAPRRTLISQVILPGAMPNFLVGLRLGLSSAWLSLIFAEMINTTQGIGYLMSRAQTNLQFDVSLLVIVIYAVAGLLSYTLVRVLERLLLSWRNGFEGLGAPA; encoded by the coding sequence GTGGGCCGGAGCCAAGTCGTGACCGCAGCCGTCACCATCACCACGGCAGTCCGGTCAGCGGCCACGCCCCCGGAACTCGTCGAGGTCGTCGGCGGTCGCGGTCGGCGAAAAGGCCTGTGGGCGCGCATCCCCCGACCGGTACGCCGGCTGATGAGCCCGGCACTGATCCTGGCGGCGTGGGCGATCGGATCGACGACAGGGCTACTCAACACCGATCTGTTCCCGCCTCCGACCGAGGTGGCGGCCACCGCGTGGCGGCTGCTCGGTGACGGCCAGCTCGCCACCCACGTCGGCGCGTCAGCTATCCGCGTCCTGACCGGCACGGTGCTGGGCATCCTCATCGGCGTCCTGCTCGCGGTCCTGGCCGGACTCACCCGGACCGGCGAGGACCTGCTCGACTGGACCATGCAGATCCTCAAGGCGGTACCGAATTTCGCGCTGACGCCACTGCTGATCATCTGGATGGGTATCGGTGAGGGCCCCAAGATCGTGCTGATAACCACCGGTGTGGCGATAGCGATCTACATCAACACCTATTCGGGTATTCGCGGCGTGGACCGGCAACTCGTCGAGATGGCGCAAACCTTGGAAGCTCCGCGGCGGACACTCATCTCGCAGGTGATCCTGCCCGGGGCGATGCCGAATTTCCTTGTCGGCCTGCGCCTCGGGCTGTCCAGCGCGTGGCTGAGCCTGATCTTCGCGGAGATGATCAACACCACCCAGGGCATCGGCTACCTGATGTCGCGGGCCCAGACCAACCTGCAGTTCGACGTCTCGCTGCTGGTGATCGTCATCTACGCGGTGGCAGGTCTGCTGTCCTACACGCTGGTGCGGGTCTTGGAGCGGCTTCTGCTGTCCTGGCGCAACGGGTTCGAGGGACTCGGAGCGCCGGCATGA
- a CDS encoding S9 family peptidase: MALPELISVEDFFSPPERAAAKISPDGTRIAYLAPWKNRLNVWVQDLDGDAPPRCVTADETRSVYIYEWTDDPRWLLYMQDNGGDENFHVYRVDLDNPGTAAVDLTPFPGARASFDLAKGRPGKAIVQTNNRDPQLVDAYELDIATGELTLLAENPGNVITWLCAPNGDLFTNTLTADGDVEISQWDSATASLRTIKVYDGTDYPLGIFPVVISPDGTGIWLGSNEGSDRTRLVRLDVATGVETEVDSHPTFDLGNQMVLPSPFILSERTGELIGSRFYGERQVIHALDPNFAAVLENLTRLSEGDLAGISSDDSGQRWVVNFTHDRDPGATYFYDHTTGESRLLFRPYPNLNSDSLATMVPVTIPSRDGLELHSYLTLPVGVEPTDLPMVLLVHGGPWSRDCWGFQPDVQMLANRGYAVLQVNFRGSTGYGKAFTKAAIGEFAGKMHDDLIDAVDWAVKQGYADRDKVAIFGGSYGGYASLVGVTFTPDVFAAAIDYVGISSLANFMRTLPNVARPFLATNWHLYVGDHNDPVQEADMLARSPITKVDQIRTPLLVVQGANDSRVVQAESDNLVEALRKRGVEVEYMVKEDEGHGFLNPDNQIDMYHAVERFLAEHLGGRLP; this comes from the coding sequence ATGGCGTTGCCCGAACTCATCTCGGTGGAGGATTTCTTCAGCCCACCCGAGCGCGCAGCCGCAAAGATCTCGCCCGACGGAACCAGAATCGCCTACCTGGCGCCGTGGAAGAACCGCCTCAACGTGTGGGTTCAGGACCTCGACGGCGACGCACCTCCGCGCTGTGTCACCGCCGACGAAACCCGCAGCGTCTACATCTACGAATGGACCGACGATCCGCGGTGGCTGCTCTACATGCAGGACAACGGTGGTGACGAGAACTTCCATGTGTACCGCGTCGACCTGGACAACCCCGGTACCGCCGCAGTGGATCTCACACCGTTTCCGGGAGCCAGAGCGAGTTTCGATCTCGCCAAGGGTCGGCCCGGGAAAGCGATCGTGCAGACCAACAACCGCGATCCCCAGCTGGTCGACGCGTACGAACTCGACATCGCCACTGGAGAACTCACCCTGCTGGCGGAGAATCCGGGGAACGTCATCACCTGGCTGTGCGCCCCCAACGGCGACCTGTTCACCAACACGCTGACGGCTGACGGTGACGTAGAGATATCGCAATGGGACTCGGCCACAGCATCATTGCGGACCATCAAGGTCTACGACGGCACCGACTACCCGCTGGGCATCTTCCCCGTAGTCATCTCCCCGGACGGCACCGGCATCTGGCTGGGGTCGAATGAGGGCAGTGACCGCACCCGGCTGGTCCGGCTCGATGTGGCGACCGGCGTCGAGACCGAGGTGGACAGCCACCCGACATTCGACCTCGGCAATCAGATGGTGTTGCCGTCACCGTTCATCCTCAGCGAGCGCACGGGGGAACTGATCGGCTCCCGTTTCTACGGGGAGCGCCAGGTGATCCATGCCCTCGACCCGAATTTCGCTGCGGTACTTGAGAATCTGACCCGACTGTCGGAGGGCGACCTCGCCGGGATCTCGTCCGACGATTCCGGGCAGCGCTGGGTCGTCAACTTCACCCACGACCGCGACCCGGGCGCCACCTACTTCTACGACCACACGACCGGCGAGAGCCGGCTGCTGTTCCGGCCATACCCGAATCTGAATTCAGATTCATTGGCAACGATGGTCCCGGTGACCATCCCCTCACGCGACGGCCTTGAGCTCCACTCGTATCTGACCCTGCCCGTCGGCGTCGAGCCCACCGACCTGCCGATGGTGCTGCTGGTGCACGGTGGACCCTGGTCACGGGATTGCTGGGGCTTCCAACCCGACGTGCAGATGCTGGCCAACCGCGGATATGCGGTGCTACAGGTCAACTTTCGCGGCTCGACCGGCTACGGCAAGGCCTTCACCAAAGCCGCGATCGGCGAGTTCGCCGGCAAGATGCACGACGACCTGATCGATGCGGTCGACTGGGCCGTCAAGCAGGGGTACGCCGACCGCGACAAGGTCGCGATCTTCGGCGGTTCCTACGGCGGTTACGCCTCGCTGGTCGGGGTGACCTTCACCCCGGACGTCTTCGCCGCGGCGATCGACTATGTCGGCATCTCCAGCCTGGCCAACTTCATGCGAACACTGCCGAATGTGGCCCGGCCGTTCCTGGCGACCAACTGGCACCTGTATGTGGGGGACCACAACGATCCGGTGCAGGAGGCCGACATGCTGGCCCGCTCCCCCATCACGAAGGTCGATCAGATCCGCACACCACTGTTGGTAGTCCAGGGCGCCAACGACTCTCGCGTGGTCCAGGCCGAATCCGACAACCTGGTCGAAGCACTTCGCAAGCGCGGCGTCGAGGTCGAATACATGGTCAAGGAGGACGAGGGGCACGGATTCCTCAACCCGGACAACCAGATCGACATGTACCACGCTGTCGAGCGGTTCCTGGCCGAGCATCTCGGCGGTCGCCTTCCCTGA
- a CDS encoding acetyl-CoA acetyltransferase: MVDPRTPVIVGVGQFTERIDLDGYRGMSSVELATEAARAALHDCGADAAAVAQAIDTVAGTRQFEISGPQTPTLGVSDNYPRSVARNVGAEPARAILEVIGGQSPQHLVTEFSAAIAAGEADAVLLFGSENTSTLRHFSKRDDKPDHSETVEGQLEDRGFGYDGIFDEYTIKHGLIGAPVQYGLLENARRARQGLSVADYRQAMAELFAPFSKVAAKNPYSSAPVERSAEELATVTESNRMICDPYPRMMVARDQVNQGAAVLLMSVETARKLDVPEEKWVYLRGHADMKEIKLLERAELGYSEAAVIAVNEALRVAGITLDDVAAFDLYSCFPFPVFNICDGTGLAPDDERGLTLTGGLPFFGGPGNNYSMHGIAEAVNEMRDKPGQFALVGGNGGIASKYSVGIYSTEPADWVADGSAALQDGFNAQDRVVIAEKADGPATIETYTVRYDWTPRTGIIIGRLNSDGSRFLATTTDEALMALLTDGEPLGASIVVQSGEKRNAATLA, from the coding sequence ATGGTCGATCCGCGCACACCCGTCATCGTCGGCGTCGGACAGTTCACCGAGCGCATCGATCTTGACGGTTACCGCGGCATGTCCTCGGTCGAGCTGGCCACCGAGGCGGCCAGGGCAGCCCTGCACGATTGCGGAGCCGACGCCGCTGCCGTGGCGCAGGCGATCGACACCGTGGCGGGTACGCGGCAGTTCGAGATCTCCGGACCGCAGACGCCGACCCTGGGTGTGTCCGACAACTACCCGCGCTCAGTGGCGCGCAACGTCGGCGCCGAGCCGGCGCGCGCCATCCTCGAGGTGATCGGCGGCCAGAGCCCTCAGCACCTCGTCACCGAGTTCTCGGCGGCCATCGCGGCGGGCGAGGCAGATGCGGTGCTGCTGTTCGGCTCGGAGAACACGTCGACACTGCGCCACTTCTCCAAGCGCGACGACAAGCCGGATCACTCCGAGACCGTCGAGGGCCAGTTGGAGGACCGCGGCTTCGGTTACGACGGCATCTTCGACGAGTACACGATCAAACACGGTCTGATCGGTGCCCCGGTGCAGTACGGCTTGTTGGAGAACGCGCGCCGGGCCCGGCAGGGGCTGTCGGTCGCGGACTACCGGCAGGCGATGGCCGAGCTGTTCGCGCCGTTCTCCAAGGTGGCCGCGAAGAACCCGTATTCCTCTGCCCCGGTGGAGCGTTCGGCCGAGGAGCTGGCGACCGTCACCGAGAGCAACCGGATGATCTGCGACCCGTACCCGCGGATGATGGTGGCGCGCGACCAGGTCAACCAGGGCGCGGCGGTGCTGCTGATGTCGGTCGAGACCGCCCGGAAACTCGATGTGCCCGAGGAGAAGTGGGTCTACCTGCGGGGGCACGCCGACATGAAGGAAATCAAGCTGCTCGAGCGCGCTGAACTCGGCTACAGCGAGGCCGCGGTGATCGCGGTGAACGAGGCCCTGCGGGTCGCCGGCATCACCCTCGACGACGTCGCCGCGTTCGACCTCTACAGCTGCTTCCCGTTCCCGGTGTTCAACATCTGCGACGGCACCGGTCTGGCGCCCGACGACGAACGCGGCCTGACCCTCACCGGTGGCCTGCCCTTCTTCGGTGGCCCGGGCAACAACTACTCGATGCACGGTATCGCTGAGGCTGTCAATGAAATGCGCGACAAGCCAGGCCAGTTCGCGCTTGTCGGAGGAAACGGCGGTATCGCGAGCAAGTACTCGGTCGGCATCTACTCCACCGAGCCGGCCGACTGGGTTGCCGACGGCAGCGCCGCTCTGCAGGACGGGTTCAACGCCCAGGACCGCGTTGTCATCGCCGAAAAGGCCGACGGCCCGGCCACTATCGAGACCTACACCGTCCGCTACGACTGGACGCCGCGCACCGGCATCATCATCGGACGTCTGAATTCCGATGGCAGCCGGTTCCTGGCAACGACTACAGACGAGGCGCTGATGGCCCTGCTCACCGATGGTGAGCCGCTGGGGGCATCGATCGTCGTGCAGTCCGGCGAGAAGCGAAACGCCGCGACGCTGGCGTAG
- a CDS encoding TetR/AcrR family transcriptional regulator, translated as MGEKQDQARLAVSRHACKLFWERGVAGTSGDDIAAAAGLSTRTIWRYFRAKERCVEPVLEKSADRFIDIFNRWPHDLSLAEHLATDGISHPTAPEDVQDEISAMRIATMTMSEPALRTAYLMVHDRMEQGFIPVIADRLHLPVDDLTVRLCAAAVTGAFRVVDEDVSVAVIVEGKKVTEEQALALIDRAIRDATNGRLGGPVES; from the coding sequence ATCGGCGAGAAGCAGGATCAGGCGCGTCTGGCGGTCTCGCGGCACGCCTGCAAGCTGTTCTGGGAACGCGGTGTCGCAGGCACCAGCGGTGATGACATCGCCGCTGCCGCAGGGCTTTCCACCCGCACGATCTGGCGCTATTTCCGCGCCAAGGAACGCTGCGTCGAACCGGTGCTGGAAAAGTCCGCGGACCGGTTCATCGACATCTTCAACCGGTGGCCCCATGATCTCTCGCTGGCCGAACACCTTGCCACCGACGGGATTTCACATCCGACGGCGCCCGAGGATGTACAAGACGAGATCAGCGCGATGCGGATCGCCACCATGACGATGTCTGAGCCGGCCCTGCGTACCGCGTACCTGATGGTGCACGACCGGATGGAGCAGGGCTTCATCCCGGTGATCGCCGACCGCCTGCATCTGCCCGTCGACGATCTCACCGTCCGTCTCTGTGCGGCTGCCGTTACCGGGGCGTTCCGTGTCGTCGACGAGGACGTCAGCGTGGCGGTGATCGTCGAGGGCAAGAAAGTCACCGAAGAGCAGGCGCTCGCCCTGATCGACCGGGCGATCCGCGATGCCACCAACGGGCGATTGGGCGGACCCGTCGAATCCTGA